From a region of the Aeoliella mucimassa genome:
- a CDS encoding formylglycine-generating enzyme family protein translates to MLRVITTFPIAIALLAAVGICPQLHAETPGLMAEPPAEGRSVKTDQGYMVEYTDTIPGTDVTFAMVPVPGGEYEFKQGDKTLHVQIEPFWMSKTEVTWAEYKKFMNLAIVFAKFDDQKLRQVTDENKLDAVTAPSKLYDPGFTYDTGDEPNQPAVSMTQFAAKQYTKWLSLLGQNFYRLPSEAEWEYACRAGSTTLYSFGDDEDELEEYAWYDDMNDMQTGPVGKKKPNAWGLHDMHGNAGEWVLDSANPPADGPADGSKATVDQAVSWPTEVFPRVVKGGSWDSMADECTVTSRAESSQDWKSFDPNVPSSSWWFASYEGQLVGFRLVRPLQAPERSNREKYWQADLPVILDHANRRIDEEGKGERGIVDPELPQAIEKIQ, encoded by the coding sequence ATGCTTCGAGTAATAACAACGTTTCCGATAGCGATCGCTCTGCTGGCAGCCGTGGGCATTTGCCCGCAGCTGCACGCCGAAACTCCTGGTCTTATGGCCGAGCCCCCTGCAGAGGGGCGCTCGGTCAAGACCGACCAGGGGTACATGGTCGAATATACCGATACCATCCCCGGCACCGATGTCACCTTTGCCATGGTGCCGGTGCCCGGTGGTGAGTACGAATTCAAGCAGGGCGACAAAACCCTTCATGTCCAGATCGAACCTTTCTGGATGAGTAAAACCGAGGTCACTTGGGCCGAGTACAAGAAGTTCATGAACCTGGCGATTGTGTTTGCCAAGTTCGACGACCAAAAGCTTCGCCAAGTGACGGATGAAAACAAATTGGATGCGGTTACCGCTCCTTCCAAGCTGTACGACCCTGGCTTCACCTACGACACCGGCGACGAACCGAATCAGCCGGCCGTGTCGATGACCCAGTTCGCTGCGAAGCAGTACACCAAATGGCTGAGCTTGCTTGGCCAGAACTTCTATCGCTTGCCGTCGGAAGCCGAATGGGAATACGCCTGCCGTGCTGGCAGCACCACCCTCTACAGCTTCGGCGACGATGAAGACGAACTGGAAGAGTACGCCTGGTACGACGACATGAACGACATGCAGACCGGGCCAGTCGGCAAGAAGAAGCCCAACGCCTGGGGCCTGCACGACATGCATGGCAACGCCGGCGAGTGGGTGCTCGACTCGGCGAATCCCCCCGCCGACGGACCAGCCGACGGCAGCAAAGCAACTGTTGATCAAGCGGTTTCGTGGCCCACCGAAGTATTCCCCCGCGTGGTAAAAGGTGGCTCGTGGGACAGCATGGCCGATGAATGCACGGTAACCAGCCGCGCCGAATCGAGCCAAGACTGGAAGTCGTTCGACCCGAACGTTCCTTCAAGCTCCTGGTGGTTTGCCTCGTACGAAGGCCAACTGGTAGGCTTTCGTCTTGTTCGTCCTCTGCAAGCCCCCGAAAGAAGCAACCGCGAAAAGTATTGGCAGGCGGATCTGCCGGTGATACTTGATCACGCCAATCGCCGCATCGACGAAGAAGGAAAGGGCGAACGCGGCATCGTCGACCCTGAATTACCCCAAGCCATTGAGAAAATCCAATAA
- a CDS encoding Gfo/Idh/MocA family protein, producing MSDSSSNPSPNSRRDFLKHSAIAGSALAAMTVPQYAHAAGTDETLRVGLIGCGGRGRGAAIDALMADKNARLVALGDAFMDRAEGALTDFTANAEVSDRVDVTKETMYDGFDNFKKVIDSVDVVVLATPPHFRPEHLRYAVEAGKHCFVEKPVAVDAPGVKHVQESCKIAAEKGLSIVSGLCWRYDHAVRATMQQILEEKAIGDIVAIESKYNAGTLWHRGDNPEWSRMEYQVRNWLYYTWLSGDHIAEQAIHSLDKCAWMLGDEAPISAMGIGGRQQRTDPKWGHIFDHFTVFFEFPNGKHVYFTCRQQDNTDTFVDERVLGTNGQAEVLKNVVYDNNGKRTWRYRGDRPSMYRVEHQEFFKSIRDGKPIANGDYMCNSTMLAIMGRMACYTGKTLTWEDCINDTNRLGPTTYDWVDLPEPPVAIPGRTQLGDLASVYQG from the coding sequence ATGTCGGACAGTTCCTCCAACCCATCGCCCAATAGCCGTCGAGACTTTCTGAAACACTCTGCCATCGCCGGTTCGGCCCTGGCAGCCATGACCGTACCACAGTACGCCCACGCAGCTGGCACCGACGAAACGTTGCGTGTCGGTTTGATCGGCTGCGGTGGTCGTGGTCGCGGTGCCGCGATCGATGCCTTGATGGCTGACAAGAACGCCCGCCTGGTCGCCCTTGGCGATGCATTCATGGATCGTGCTGAAGGCGCCCTGACGGACTTCACCGCGAACGCTGAAGTAAGCGATCGCGTCGACGTGACCAAAGAGACCATGTACGACGGTTTCGATAACTTCAAGAAGGTGATCGACTCGGTCGACGTGGTAGTGCTGGCCACGCCGCCTCACTTCCGCCCCGAGCATCTTCGCTACGCGGTCGAAGCTGGCAAGCATTGCTTTGTCGAAAAGCCAGTAGCGGTCGATGCCCCTGGCGTGAAGCACGTGCAGGAATCGTGCAAGATTGCTGCGGAAAAAGGCCTGTCGATTGTCTCGGGTCTCTGCTGGCGTTACGACCACGCGGTGCGTGCGACCATGCAGCAGATTCTCGAAGAGAAGGCCATCGGCGACATCGTGGCCATCGAATCGAAGTACAACGCTGGCACCCTGTGGCACCGGGGCGACAATCCCGAGTGGAGCCGCATGGAATACCAGGTTCGTAACTGGTTGTACTACACCTGGCTGTCTGGCGATCACATCGCCGAGCAAGCGATTCACAGCCTCGACAAGTGCGCCTGGATGCTTGGCGACGAAGCCCCGATCAGTGCCATGGGCATCGGTGGTCGTCAACAACGGACCGATCCGAAGTGGGGTCACATCTTCGACCACTTCACCGTGTTCTTTGAGTTCCCCAATGGCAAGCACGTGTACTTCACTTGCCGCCAGCAGGACAACACCGACACGTTCGTCGACGAGCGCGTGCTCGGCACCAACGGCCAGGCCGAAGTGCTGAAGAACGTGGTTTACGACAACAACGGCAAGCGCACCTGGCGTTACCGCGGCGATCGTCCCAGCATGTATCGCGTGGAGCACCAAGAGTTCTTCAAGAGCATCCGCGACGGCAAGCCAATCGCCAATGGCGATTACATGTGCAATAGCACGATGCTGGCCATCATGGGCCGCATGGCTTGCTATACTGGTAAGACCCTGACTTGGGAAGACTGCATCAACGACACGAACCGCCTGGGCCCCACGACCTACGATTGGGTCGATCTGCCTGAGCCTCCTGTGGCCATCCCCGGGCGGACTCAATTGGGTGATCTGGCAAGCGTTTATCAAGGATAG